From the Corticium candelabrum chromosome 2, ooCorCand1.1, whole genome shotgun sequence genome, one window contains:
- the LOC134176322 gene encoding 52 kDa repressor of the inhibitor of the protein kinase-like — protein MAKEVFMATLFEALQWWILCPVSAVLRPENVGALMSWPLTEFYKATTLLKDHGSCQYHRDALVALAEFTARMKQIRLPVIQEAQTAVAKRVCKNRSILRSIVKTIVFLGKQNIPFRGHTDDSKWIAETCHNPGNFQALLDFRLDSGNKELQEHFMSAPKNALYRSKTIQNDLIDIIGNWIREKIVYEVSKGKYFAVLADEAADCSNIEQLSLVIRYVDVQFELKEEFIGFFSCEEGISGEALASLILDTIRRYGLDADFLRGQGYDGAGNMAGNLRGVKAKIQAEFPKAVYVHCASHKLNLVIVEACKIPAVRNAMGVITKVADFFKYSPKRQAFLEKKICEQGQDQAPRRTKLLGLCKTRWIQTHDALENFDQLFATLIVVFEDIKDSSTGWNRETVTDATTLLHCISQLSL, from the coding sequence ATGGCTAAAGAAGTATTCATGGCTACGCTATTCGAAGCACTGCAATGGTGGATTCTGTGCCCCGTGTCTGCTGTTTTGCGACCGGAGAATGTAGGAGCATTGATGTCTTGGCCTCTCACTGAGTTCTACAAGGCCACGACGCTGCTCAAAGATCATGGATCTTGTCAGTATCACAGAGATGCCCTGGTAGCTCTGGCTGAATTCACTGCCAGAATGAAGCAGATACGATTGCCAGTTATTCAGGAAGCACAGACGGCTGTTGCTAAGAGAGTGTGTAAGAACAGGTCGATACTGCGCTCAATAGTGAAGACCATAGTCTTCCTTGGTAAGCAAAATATTCCTTTCAGAGGCCATACAGATGACAGCAAGTGGATAGCTGAAACTTGTCATAATCCTGGAAATTTCCAAGCCCTGCTTGACTTTCGACTTGATTCTGGCAACAAAGAACTACAAGAACACTTCATGTCTGCGCCAAAGAACGCGCTATATCGATCAAAAACAATCCAGAATGACTTGATTGATATCATAGGCAACTGGATCAGAGAGAAGATTGTGTATGAAGTCTCCAAAGGCAAGTATTTTGCCGTACTAGCAGATGAAGCAGCTGACTGTTCAAATATCGAGCAGTTGAGTCTGGTCATCAGATACGTTGATGTTCAATTTGAATTGAAAGAAGAGTTTATCGGATTTTTTTCTTGTGAAGAGGGCATCTCTGGTGAAGCCTTAGCCTCTTTGATACTTGACACAATAAGGCGATATGGGTTAGATGCTGACTTCCTCAGAGGACAGGGTTACGATGGTGCTGGGAACATGGCCGGAAATCTCAGGGGTGTCAAGGCTAAAATTCAGGCAGAGTTTCCCAAGGCAGTGTATGTACATTGTGCATCCCATAAGCTTAATTTGGTCATTGTAGAAGCTTGTAAAATACCAGCAGTAAGAAATGCCATGGGAGTTATAACCAAAGTAGCTGACTTTTTTAAATATTCACCAAAGCGGCAGGCCTTCCTGGAGAAGAAAATTTGTGAGCAAGGCCAGGATCAGGCCCCAAGGAGAACGAAACTTCTAGGGCTTTGTAAAACGCGCTGGATTCAAACACACGATGCTCTAGAGAACTTTGACCAACTATTTGCAACTCTCATAGTAGTATTTGAAGACATCAAGGATTCTTCTACTGGATGGAACAGAGAAACCGTCACAGATGCTACTACCCTTCTCCATTGTATAAGTCAGTTGAGTTTGTGA
- the LOC134176592 gene encoding uncharacterized protein LOC134176592 — MERLHDLLVEYFESRSMDMHSRKSPRDWCRDLYERLCDPSFNLYLSFLNFYLPMLGEVNELCQEENINILSAYKKILSMKKFLAEAVVFDVNKPDDLLLRDDNLLPVDEERYDQDHEADENDAKDDNGISFPSGEFSDIWKQTVEHDLLTSRQRQSLLENCARFLHRLIQSLNKLFPECHFIVQDCSFLDPR; from the coding sequence ATGGAGCGACTTCATGATCTGCTAGTGGAGTATTTTGAATCCAGATCTATGGACATGCACAGCCGAAAGTCTCCAAGAGACTGGTGTAGAGATCTGTATGAACGTCTGTGTGATCCATCATTTAACCTGTACCTTTCATTCCTCAATTTCTACCTGCCAATGTTAGGGGAAGTGAACGAACTCTGTCAAGAGGAGAATATTAACATTTTGTCTGCATACAAGAAAATTCTTTCTATGAAGAAATTTTTGGCTGAAGCAGTTGTTTTTGATGTCAACAAGCCTGATGATTTGCTACTCAGAGATGACAACTTGCTACCTGTAGATGAAGAAAGATATGACCAAGATCATGAAGCTGATGAGAATGATGCCAAAGATGATAATGGTATTTCCTTTCCTTCTGGTGAATTTTCTGATATTTGGAAGCAGACAGTTGAGCATGACTTGTTGACCAGTCGACAGAGACAATCTCTTCTGGAGAACTGTGCACGTTTTCTTCATAGACTAATACAGAGTCTAAACAAGCTCTTTCCAGAGTGCCACTTTATAGTACAAGATTGTTCATTTTTAGACCCCAGGTGA